A genomic window from Punica granatum isolate Tunisia-2019 chromosome 2, ASM765513v2, whole genome shotgun sequence includes:
- the LOC116194565 gene encoding RING-H2 finger protein ATL72-like, with protein MEGPTGSLPPPQDPGKFFTPLLISLACMIGTCLVIVAYHLIVVKYCLSRTRQRLIADEILARHNLPAAASANNCSSLGVEEKVLKTIPVITYSSGKGNPHFRVDQRECAVCLGELEDGEAVRLLPSCRHAFHVTCIDQWFLAHSSCPMCRLPVVGPAVDQDQVELEKPLPAPCSSNVHSTSPERLLSARLLRHSVSFVMPPGEKLGLPPCRTAGLKRSFSMMDPSHLVIDIERDQVKATSSSSSSSSSSSQEALLRSTSDSTRRFDQLSSRLLRSFSQLRIGRTGSGSSATTALPN; from the coding sequence ATGGAAGGGCCGACGGGCTCGCTGCCACCTCCACAAGACCCCGGGAAATTCTTCACCCCGCTCCTCATCTCCTTGGCCTGCATGATCGGCACGTGCCTCGTGATCGTGGCGTACCACCTCATCGTGGTGAAGTACTGCCTCAGCCGCACGCGCCAGCGGCTGATCGCCGATGAGATCCTTGCCCGGCATAACCTCCCAGCGGCTGCCTCTGCCAATAACTGTTCGTCCCTCGGAGTGGAGGAGAAGGTCCTGAAGACGATCCCGGTTATCACGTACTCCTCCGGGAAGGGGAATCCCCACTTCCGGGTGGATCAGAGGGAATGTGCGGTCTGCCTGGGGGAATTGGAGGATGGGGAGGCCGTGCGGCTGCTTCCAAGCTGCCGCCATGCGTTCCATGTAACGTGCATCGACCAGTGGTTCCTCGCGCACTCGAGCTGCCCGATGTGCCGATTGCCCGTGGTTGGCCCAGCGGTGGATCAGGATCAGGTGGAATTGGAAAAGCCCCTACCAGCACCCTGCAGCAGCAACGTGCATTCTACTTCGCCGGAGCGGTTGTTGAGCGCGAGATTGCTCCGGCACAGCGTGTCCTTTGTGATGCCGCCGGGGGAGAAATTGGGGCTCCCTCCATGCAGGACTGCGGGCCTGAAGCGGTCATTCTCCATGATGGATCCATCCCATCTTGTCATCGACATCGAACGAGACCAAGTGAAAGCgacttcttcttcatcatcgtcatcatcttcttcttcccaaGAGGCACTGTTACGGAGTACTAGTGATTCTACGAGACGGTTCGATCAACTGTCATCTAGGTTGCTCCGGTCGTTCTCGCAATTGCGTATCGGGAGGACCGGATCCGGAAGCAGTGCAACCACAGCTCTTCCCAATTAG
- the LOC116197258 gene encoding serine carboxypeptidase-like 51, giving the protein MGAMNIDRRSLVLVISALIVLPFDLFVHSAPLSGTDDGSEQWGYVEVRPKAHLFWWWYKSPHRVEDPTKPWPTLLWLQGGPGVSGVGFGNFGEIGPLNGNLEPRNATWLCKADLLFVDSPVGTGFSYTEDESLMVKTDYEAAADMTTLLMELFNKNETLQRSPLYIFAESYGGKFAVTLGLTVLESIDAGKLKLQLGGVALGDSWISPEDFMLSWGPLLKDVSRIDNNGLNSANSLALKAQKQIAEGKFKDAADTWSELEDAIGESSNYVSFYNFMLDEGSNLVARRKSTARPIGLVRNVFADYVTGSKGLISGLSSLMNGPIKKKLKIIPENLSWQSFSDPVFSALNGDFMKPRIEEVDKLLAKAINVTIYNGQLDLICATKGVEAWINKLKWDGLKNFMLEDRRPLYCGLDASVTKGFAASYQNLFLYWILGAGHMVPIDQPCVSLEMVGRVTQSPSAF; this is encoded by the exons ATGGGCGCTATGAACATAGACAGACGATCTCTTGTTTTGGTGATATCTGCTCTTATTGTCTTGCCATTCGATCTTTTCGTACATTCAGCACCGCTTTCTGGTACCGATGATGGGTCAGAACAGTGGGGATACGTCGAAGTCCGGCCAA AGGCTCATCTGTTCTGGTGGTGGTATAAAAGCCCTCACAGGGTTGAAGATCCAACAAAACCATGGCCAACACTTCTTTGGCTCCAAGGAGGTCCG GGAGTGTCCGGTGTCGGGTTCGGGAATTTCGGGGAGATCGGACCATTGAATGGGAATCTGGAGCCACGGAACGCTACATGGCTATGCAAGGCAGACCTCCTGTTCGTG gACAGTCCGGTAGGCACCGGGTTCAGTTACACAGAGGATGAGAGCCTGATGGTGAAAACAGACTATGAGGCCGCGGCCGATATGACCACACTACTGATGGAGCTCTTCAACAAAAATGAAACACTTCAGAGGAGCCCTCTGTACATTTTCGCAGAATCATATGGTGGAAAATTCGCCGTCACTCTCGGACTCACTGTCCTAGAATCAATCGACGCAGGAAAGCTTAAGCTTCAGCTTGGGG GAGTAGCTTTGGGTGACAGTTGGATATCGCCGGAAGATTTCATG TTGTCTTGGGGCCCGCTTCTTAAAGATGTGTCACGGATCGATAATAATGGTCTGAACAGCGCTAATAG TTTGGCTCTGAAGGCACAGAAACAAATTGCAGAAGGTAAATTCAAAGATGCTGCTGATACTTGGAGCGAGCTCGAGGATGCCATCGGGGAGAGCAGCAACTATGTG AGCTTCTACAACTTCATGTTGGATGAGGGGAGCAACCTTGTTGCCAGAAGAAAGAGCACGGCCCGACCGATCGGCCTGGTGAGGAATGTGTTTGCAGACTACGTAACTGGTTCGAAAGGATTAATCAGTGGCCTAAGCAGCTTGATGAACGGGCCTATCAAGAAGAAGCTAAAGATCATACCCGAAAACTTATC ATGGCAAAGTTTCTCGGACCCAGTTTTCTCAGCCTTGAATGGAGATTTCATGAAACCAAGAATAGAAgag gTTGATAAGCTGCTAGCCAAAGCCATAAATGTGACGATATACAATGGGCAG CTTGACCTCATATGCGCAACTAAAGGTGTAGAAGCCTGGATCAATAAGCTCAA gTGGGATGGTTTGAAAAACTTCATGCTCGAGGATCGTAGACCTTTATATTGTGGCCTCGATGCCTCGGTCACGAAAGGGTTCGCAGCATCCTATCAAAACCTGTTCCTTTATTGGATTCTTGGAGCTGGCCATATG gtcCCCATAGATCAGCCTTGCGTCTCTTTGGAAATGGTGGGCAGAGTCACTCAATCACCCAGTGCTTTTTAA
- the LOC116195902 gene encoding vacuolar protein-sorting-associated protein 37 homolog 1-like — MFRFWGSQEQQEQSRAQDSSSPSWYPPSVGSSPTSSRPSTPGSSSHGSFSLSSHTTSHVSPSEASGIINQLKDKSVDELRKLLSDEDAYNQFLLSLDQVKMQNNLRDELRNETLQLARNNLEKEPQIMELRNQCRIIRTTELAAAQEKLNELEKRKEETMKSLSPSSFLQKLQEAMNKTEEDSEALHRQLLEHEIELGAFVQKYKKLRNIYHRRALIHLAARASSTG; from the exons ATGTTCAGATTCTG GGGATCTCAAGAGCAACAAGAGCAGTCACGTGCCCAAGATAGTTCCTCGCCATCATGGTATCCTCCATCAGTTGGTAGCTCGCCCACTTCTTCTCGCCCTTCAACTCCTGGCAGCAGCTCTCATGGAAGTTTTAGTCTTTCCTCACATACTACATCACATGTTTCACCCTCTGAAGCCTCTGGCATCATCAACCAGCTAAAGGATAAAAG TGTTGATGAGCTACGCAAGCTTCTTTCTGACGAGGATGCTTACAACCAGTTCTTACTGTCACTTGATCAAgtgaaaatgcaaaataat CTAAGGGATGAACTACGTAATGAAACTCTTCAGCTTGCTA GGAACAACTTGGAGAAGGAGCCACAGATAATGGAGCTCAGGAACCAG TGTAGAATTATTCGAACAACAGAGTTGGCTGCTGCTCAGGAGAAACTAAATGAACTAGAAAAGCGGAAGGAAGAGACCATGAAGAGTCTCTCTCCATCGTCCTTCCTCCAGAAGCTTCAAG aAGCGATGAATAAGACAGAAGAAGATTCTGAAGCCCTGCACAGACAATTGCTGGAACATGAGATAGAGCTCGGTGCCTTCGTGCAGAAGTACAAGAAGCTGCGCAACATTTATCATCGAAGAGCATTGATTCATCTTGCTGCCAGAGCGTCTTCGACAGGCTGA
- the LOC116195901 gene encoding dnaJ homolog subfamily C member 28 — MAVRLWRRRLPPSSEPTILLQRCTAAAFLGRTGPRWASSSTSSSTCPSPDGTPSKTQKKITDRLSAVIDAVNDRKLPPELRGQRNSVRSETDIINIVEQRIWHSMEEGHFENLPGKGKPLNLSVNPHADPAEDTLYRILSKNGCAPEWVELNKEIRSKISEWRSALKKAWTSRGIGNNSQWTESAEALKVQMRDINDKVFRYNLIVPFGRQMFGLKWEKEIDRLKEES; from the exons ATGGCGGTTCGCTTGTGGAGGAGGAGGCTCCCTCCGTCGTCGGAACCGACGATCTTGCTTCAGAGATGCACGGCGGCGGCCTTTCTGGGCCGCACTGGTCCAAGGTGGGCCTCCTCCTCGACTTCGTCGTCCACATGTCCTTCGCCAGATGGAACCCCGTCGAAGACGCAGAAGAAGATAACCGACCGTCTGTCGGCAGTCATAGATGCCGTCAATGACCGGAAGCTCCCTCCCGAGCTCCGCGGCCAACGCAATTCAGTCAG ATCTGAGACTGATATCATTAATATCGTCGAGCAGAGGATATGGCACTCAATGGAGGAAGGGCATTTTGAGAACTTACCAGGTAAAGGAAAGCCTCTCAACCTCAGCGTCAATCCCCATGCAGACCCTGCTGAAGACACCCTATATAGAATCCTTTCAAAGAACGGATGCGCTCCAGAGTGGGTTGAGCTTAATAAAGAGATTCGAAGTAAGATTTCTGAATGGCGGTCCGCCTTGAAGAAAGCATGGACAAGTAGAGGCATTGGAAATAATTCCCAGTGGACCGAGTCTGCTGAGGCTTTGAAAGTTCAAATGCGTGATATCAATGATAAG GTTTTCAGGTACAACCTCATTGTTCCTTTTGGGCGGCAGATGTTTGGGTTGAAATGGGAGAAAGAAATAGATCGGCTGAAAGAAGAATCCTGA
- the LOC116196265 gene encoding aspartic proteinase-like protein 2 → MATTSSSESANPTGYRKMQQCLKSRRRLRALADWGVLLALVAMMQLLPVAYCPLPAEAHVFALERGLQLNRLVDLDDVRAQDRARHTRFTQEVTRGAVDFSLNGSADPFKGGLYFAKVKIGSPPREYRVQIDTGSDVLWVTCSSCTNCPRTTELGVELSFYDTTSSSTAKTVTCYDSLCISELPTSAAVCLEQSNSCGYSFKYGDGSGTSGYYVTDNLYFDMILDRPDSVANSSAQIIFGCSTYQSGDLTMTDKAVDGIFGFGPGRISVISQLSSKGIVPKVFSHCLKGDSAGGGFLVIGEILEPDIVYSPLIPSQPHYNLNMESIAINGQALPIDPAVFATSTSRGTIVDSGTTLAYLVEEAFDPFVSAITAAASPVVIPVSVKGTQCYIASTSTMENFPLVSLNFAGGASMLLKLEEYLIYVGSMDGAPLWCVGFEKTQQGVSILGDLVLKDKIVVYDLAQQRIGWAYRDCSTLLNMSKTYGWDKLISAGRMSASNSIRFKLFKLLGTSFIALLLQVLSFLFT, encoded by the exons ATGGCAACAACCAGTTCCTCGGAATCGGCTAATCCAACTGGATATCGAAAGATGCAGCAGTGCTTGAAAAGCCGGCGAAGACTGCGGGCTTTAGCTGATTGGGGAGTGCTCCTGGCTTTAGTAGCAATGATGCAGCTGCTTCCTGTAGCCTACTGTCCTCTTCCGGCAGAGGCCCATGTATTTGCACTCGAAAGAGGTTTGCAGTTGAACCGACTGGTCGACCTTGACGACGTTCGAGCCCAAGACCGTGCAAGGCACACCCGGTTCACTCAAGAGGTTACCAGGGGCGCTGTTGACTTCTCGCTGAATGGTTCCGCCGACCCCTTCAAAGGCGG GCTTTACTTTGCAAAGGTGAAAATCGGATCTCCACCGAGGGAATACAGAGTACAGATCGATACCGGAAGTGATGTCCTGTGGGTCACCTGCTCCTCCTGCACCAATTGTCCCCGAACCACTGAACTTGGA GTTGAGCTTAGCTTTTACGATACCACGAGTTCATCAACTGCCAAAACTGTCACCTGTTATGACTCGTTGTGCATTTCCGAGCTTCCAACTTCAGCAGCAGTGTGCCTCGAGCAGAGCAATAGCTGCGGCTACTCCTTTAAATATGGTGATGGTAGTGGGACTTCCGGTTACTACGTCACTGATAACTTGTACTTCGATATGATCTTGGACCGCCCTGATTCGGTAGCAAACTCTTCAGCCCAAATCATATTCGG GTGCAGTACTTACCAGTCCGGTGACTTGACAATGACCGACAAAGCAGTCGATGGCATCTTTGGGTTCGGGCCAGGGCGCATATCCGTAATTTCTCAGTTGTCTTCTAAAGGAATTGTCCCCAAAGTCTTCTCACACTGCTTGAAGGGCGACTCGGCTGGAGGTGGCTTCTTGGTGATTGGAGAGATTTTGGAGCCAGATATCGTTTACAGTCCGCTCATCCCTTCCCA GCCTCATTATAACTTGAACATGGAGAGCATCGCCATCAATGGTCAAGCCTTGCCAATTGATCCAGCAGTTTTTGCAACATCGACCTCCCGAGGAACTATCGTAGATTCTGGAACAACTTTAGCATATCTTGTGGAAGAAGCATTCGATCCTTTCGTCAGCGCT ATAACTGCTGCAGCTTCGCCCGTAGTGATTCCGGTATCTGTCAAAGGAACCCAGTGTTACATAGCCTCCACAAG CACAATGGAAAATTTTCCACTGGTCAGTTTAAACTTTGCTGGAGGAGCATCCATGTTGCTAAAGCTCGAAGAGTACCTCATATACGTCGGTTCCATG GATGGGGCTCCTCTCTGGTGCGTTGGGTTCGAGAAAACTCAACAAGGGGTTTCGATTCTTGGAG ATCTCGTCTTGAAAGATAAGATCGTGGTCTATGATCTAGCTCAGCAGCGGATTGGATGGGCGTATAGAGACT GCTCGACATTGTTAAACATGTCCAAGACATACGGCTGGGACAAACTCATCAGTGCTGGGCGAATGAGTGCAAGCAACTCAATCAGATTTAAGCTCTTCAAATTGCTAGGGACGAGCTTCATAGCTCTCCTACTGCAAGTTCTATCTTTTCTCTTCACATAA